The region AAACAATCGAATATCCCTGATTCAACGCACTCACCAAGCAACAACACCCCAAGTAAAAAACTTTTTTTACTCATTCTAATTTTCCTTAGATTATCAGAATCAATGCCCTCCCCTGCAAAATCCATTTACAAAAAATAACTCATTTAGGCGCCGAAAAAACGCATAAATGTAACCACCAAAAGAATGCTCCCTCTCTGTAAACAAGTAAAGCTATTTCTCTAATAAGCTTTCTAAAAAACCAAGTCAAATTAACAGAATTGTGAAAAAATTTTAAAATGCTTACTTTTGCAAAATCTACCACCAGTAGGTTTGAATTAAAAACGTTAAAAATAAAAAACCTCTGTTTTTTAAGATTTTTTAGGACAAAAATAAGGCTATAAAAAATTCACCTTCTTGCCACAAGGCTAAAACTCACTTTTTTCGCCACGCGGCGATTGCCGAGTACCCGACATGCTCAAGCGCATCTAGCGATTCGCCAGCCTGCTGACGGACTACAAACGATGATTGCTGCGCCAATAACATTGCAAAAGAAGCCTTTGATAACAACCGCAAGTCATCACGTTCCTGGATCCAAAAAAGATTTGCCAGCTCCAACGCGAGTTTTATTGCATTTTTACCACAGATGGCAGCTCCTGATCGTGAAACAAACGAATCAAATTCCCTAACATCTAACCGTTGAATCGACTCAATGAGTGAATTTTCCAACTCATACATTTTTTTTTGCGCATCAAGTGAATCCCCAAATGGACAGCAATTAAATTTTTTTCCATAGTGCAACATGTCAGAACTCACAACAATCAACGTATGTTCGTCAAAAAACTTAAGCAGCACTTGGGCTAGATGATGCAACATATCATCTCCCGCCAATCGCCCAATCACCAAGGGAACAATTTTTGCTTGAGGCAATACCGTCTGAATAAATGGAATCTGAACATCAATCGCATGTTCTCGATGAAAAATCACCTCTTCAACCCCCACATTGCTTGCGCCCTTCATCAATTCAATCGCATCAACATCAACCACCGACTCTCCCAATGGCGATTGATAGTGGGTGAAATCAGGAATCGCCAATCCATAAAAATCGACGTAGTGAGAAGGCGCTATTAATAAAACTCTTTTATATTTTTTCGCATCAGATCCCTTGAGCAAGGAATACCCTGCAGCCGCAACCATCCCAGAATATAAATAAGCTGCATGAGGAACAATAATCATCCAAGGAGCACTTCTACGCTCATTCGCTTCAGTTAACTCAAAAACCCCTTTGAATAACAAATCTAACGTTGATGTAAGACTTTTTTTGTCTCGCGGATACCACGTCTCTGGAAACCTGGACACAAAAACAATCTTAGGAAAGATTTTTTGATATAACACAAATCCAAAAGTTCCCAAAAAAAGAACTGCCACCGCAAAATAAATACCATTTCTTACCAATTCACGTGAAAAAACCATTACAAAACCTCCTGCGCAACCACGTAAAATTAGGATCAGAGTATGGTTAAACACAAAATATTTCACAAGCAAAAAGCCCTAAAAAAATAAGCCCCTACTTTTTACGGCAGGGGCTTATTTTTTATTTCACTCAAATTTAGCGCTTTGCACCATTTGAAGATGATGAATTCATGAGATCCCAGAATTCTTGGTTGGTTTTGGTTTTTTTCATCTTATCGATAAGAAATTCCATAGCCTCCTGAGCATTCATGGTGGACAAGAACTTTTGCAAGATCCACATCTTTGCAACAGTTTCCTCACCCATGAGCAAGTCTTCACGGCGAGTTCCTGAAGCCTGAATATCAAATGCAGGATAAATACGTTTATTCGCAAGTTTACGAGTAAGGTGAATTTCCATGTTACCCGTACCCTTAAACTCCTCAAAAATAACTTCATCCATCTTAGAGCCAGTTTCTACAAGTGCTGTTGCGATAATGGTCAAAGAACCACCCTCTTCAACATTTCGAGCTGCCCCAAAGAATCGTTTTGGTCGCTGTAGCGCTCCTGCATCGATACCACCAGTCAAAATTTTACCGGTTGATGGGGCCAACGTGTTGTACGCACGCGCCAATCTGGTAATCGAATCCAAGAAAATAACAACGTCCATACCTGTTTCGACCAATCGCTTTGCTCGCTCAAGCACAATTTCTGCAACTTGAACGTGACGCACAGCTGGTTCATCAAACGTTGAACTAACAACTTCAGCCTTAACCGATCGCTGCAAGTCAGTCACTTCCTCGGGACGTTCATCGATGTTCAACATAATAACTTTTGCATCTGGATGATTTTTGATAATCGAATTTGCAATTTCCTTCATCAAAACAGTTTTACCTGTTCGCGGAGGCGCTACAATCAATCCTCGCTGCCCCTTACCAATAGGCGCCAATGTACTCAAGAGACGTGTTGATAAAATATCTGGATCGCCTTCAAGGTTAAACGGTTCATCAGGAAAGAGCGGGGTTAAATTTTCAAACACCGTACGCTGAGGACTGAGCGAAGGATCTTTATAATTTACAAGGTCAATACGCTGCAAGGCAAAATACTTCTCGCCATCTTTTGGTCGACGAAGCGAACCTTGAATCGCATCACC is a window of Candidatus Dependentiae bacterium DNA encoding:
- the amrB gene encoding AmmeMemoRadiSam system protein B — encoded protein: MVFSRELVRNGIYFAVAVLFLGTFGFVLYQKIFPKIVFVSRFPETWYPRDKKSLTSTLDLLFKGVFELTEANERRSAPWMIIVPHAAYLYSGMVAAAGYSLLKGSDAKKYKRVLLIAPSHYVDFYGLAIPDFTHYQSPLGESVVDVDAIELMKGASNVGVEEVIFHREHAIDVQIPFIQTVLPQAKIVPLVIGRLAGDDMLHHLAQVLLKFFDEHTLIVVSSDMLHYGKKFNCCPFGDSLDAQKKMYELENSLIESIQRLDVREFDSFVSRSGAAICGKNAIKLALELANLFWIQERDDLRLLSKASFAMLLAQQSSFVVRQQAGESLDALEHVGYSAIAAWRKK
- a CDS encoding transcription termination factor Rho; this translates as MINEIVGAKDRTPELEEAERWSSGSESSDGAHKDVDSLAERSSGEPRSSGHRHSGQSADRQSNGFQGDRNRERRHNNRNYRNNRDGRDGRDPRDTRDHRGNGSRSFGSHSNHHRDRDEQRSEGGLLSHYPEQNHEHMQDDPTFVKRTLSMQELKDMSTTELLEFAAKCNISNAAALKKQEIIFRILEAQDHRVEIVGDGVLERLPDGFGFLRSHKFNYTPGPDDIYVSPQHLRRYGLRTGDAIQGSLRRPKDGEKYFALQRIDLVNYKDPSLSPQRTVFENLTPLFPDEPFNLEGDPDILSTRLLSTLAPIGKGQRGLIVAPPRTGKTVLMKEIANSIIKNHPDAKVIMLNIDERPEEVTDLQRSVKAEVVSSTFDEPAVRHVQVAEIVLERAKRLVETGMDVVIFLDSITRLARAYNTLAPSTGKILTGGIDAGALQRPKRFFGAARNVEEGGSLTIIATALVETGSKMDEVIFEEFKGTGNMEIHLTRKLANKRIYPAFDIQASGTRREDLLMGEETVAKMWILQKFLSTMNAQEAMEFLIDKMKKTKTNQEFWDLMNSSSSNGAKR